The window CAACTGCAAACaattaacaatttattaattcCTATTGTAGCTGGCCATTCACATCATTCTATAAGGCCTTCAAGTATTGCTCTTGCGCCTTCGATGCCATCTTTCAGAGATCCTCCAAAGAAATGGTTGCATGGCCCTGCTTCTGGACCATCTTATTTTATTCCTTCTGCCACTAACAGATGGCAAGGTATGTCCATCTCCTATGGAATTGCCTCAATAAATTTTGTTACATAACACTATACTGAagatttatttcacaaaaactATGTTTAATACTTACCTTGAGGGAAAATATGATATGTGCAGGTCCTTCAATCTCCCCGTTTCATTCTCCCTTTGCATTGGCACCAAGCTGGAGTTCACATGCCCCCGCAGCATCGGAGATAATTCCATCAGGCCACTTTAGTAGTATGTGAAAACTGATTTTCTCTTTGGTTTAATTTTGGAGTTCTTTACTTACTGCAGAGTGATTATTGATGATTATAATGTTTGATTGTGCTCTGTTTCTTTTCCAAGTGCCCTTTCTTCAGCCTACAGTTTCTCCTATGAGCTCTTTctacaagaagaagaaggctCCGTCACCATCTATAGTTATGACTCTACCACCTCCTCCTCCTAACGGAGGTACATATATCCTTTGCTTTGCTACTGTTAATTTGAATGGCATGCTGATTAGTTTTGTTAAAATCCTAGTTGGTTTTACTTGCAGATTGTGCCATGGTGACATGCACAGAGCCACTGACCTACACACCGCCTGGGTCAGCATGTGGCTGTGTGCGGCCAATTCAAGTTAAGCTTCGTCTTGGCATTGCGATATACACATTCTTCCCTCTGGTTTCAGAGCTAGCTGAGGAAATTGCAGCAAGTGTTGGACTAAATCATAGCCAAGTTCGGATTATGGGGGCAAATGCAGCTAGTCAGCAGCTGGAGAAAAGCACAGTCCTCATCAATCTAGTCCCACGTGGAGTAAAATTTAAGGATACTACTGCCTTTTCAATCTACAGAAAGTTTTGGAAGAGACAAATGTCCATAAAAGCTTCCCTATTCGGTCCCTATGAAGTATTATATGTCCGATATCCAGGTAATATATATGTTAGTCCTGCTactctatattttattacagtTGCATTGATTATTAAGGCTGCTGGTGTTAGTTTTGTAGGAGTTATTCCTTGGTTCTATGCTAAAATCAGATACTCTGTTTggaatttaaaacttttattttcgACTGAGCAGGTCTTCCACCCTCCCCACCTTTAGCACAATCAGACATTTCTAGTACAAATGATGGACCATATGATAGTGGCGATAACAGTGGACAAGCAATAAAACCATTAGGAGTTGATATCCCCAGGAGGAAAAAAGGTGGGCTTAGCAGAAGCATGATTGTTGTAATTGTCCTGTCATCTTTCACAGCTTTTGTTTTATGCTGTGGAATAGCTTGGCTTTTGCTATTAAAATGTGGAGCATCCAAACAAAATCCTCATGCTTTCATATCCTCTCCTTCAAAACCATCAGGTAccattttgattcaattttccAGTCATTTTGGAAGATTTAATACTTCATTTTTAGTGAACAATAAGGTTCATTCAAATAAATGGTTTATTCATTTGCAAAATATGCCAAACATGTATTTGCAAAATTTTACAATGATCAACCCGCAAATTCCAGTTTATGGTTGTTGTATTATTGTTCTGTGGATCTTTGAGCATCActttcattgtttatttttcaatacaTGATGAAATGTATATTGTGCAGGGGCTCTTGAGTCTAGGAAATATCGAAGCATGCTCAGCTCTTCATCAATGTCCTTCAATTCTAGTACAGTGACATACACAGGGTCTGCTAAGACTTTCAGTTTTAATGATATAGAGAGAGCAACTGATTGTTTTGATCATTCAAAAGTACTTGGAGAAGGTGGTTTTGGGGTTGTCTATAGAGGCATTTTAGATGATGGAAGAGAGGTGGCTGTGAAGGTTCTGAAGAGAGATGATCAGCATGGAGGCCGAGAGTTCTTAGCAGAAATTGAGATGCTTGGCCGGCTGCACCACAGAAATCTAGTTAAACTTATTGGTATTTGCATAGAGGACCATACCAGGTGCCTAGTCTACGAACTAGTTCACAATGGAAGTGTTGAATCACATTTACATGGTAGGTACAATTTTAAGATGATTATCCAACTatttctatttaattaattgaagtgctaaatgttaatttttcggttaacattaattttttgaaaagagCTTTGCGTATGTTCTTCCTGTATGCTCTCAGGAGTTGACAAGGTAAATGGTAAACTTGATTGGGATGCTCGAATGAAGATTGCCCTTGGTGCAGCTAGAGGCTTAGCCTACTTGCATGAGGACTCTAGCCCTCGTGTTATACATCGAGACTTCAAGTCCAGCAACATCTTGTTGGAACATGATTTTACACCTAAAGTTTCTGATTTTGGATTAGCTAGGGCAGCATTGGATGAGGGAAACAAACACATCTCAACACATGTTATGGGAACTTTTGGGTATGGAGTCCTTCAccattatatttgataatattttcttCATAACTGATTGAAATATTCTTTAATAATGGAATTTTGATGTATCTGCTGGACTTCTTGATACACAGTTACCTAGCTCCGGAGTATGCAATGACTGGTCATCTTCTAGTAAAAAGTGATGTTTATAGCTATGGTGTAGTCCTCCTTGAGCTGCTAACTGGAAGGAAGCCTGTGGACTTGTCACAGCCACCAGGTCAAGAGAATCTTGTTGTGTGGGCTCGTCCTCTCCTCACAAGTAAGGAGGGTCTAgacattatcattgatccatTCATAAAGTCTGATATCTCTTATGATAGTATTGCCAAAGTAGCAGCAATTGCATCAATGTGTGTGCAGCCTGAAGTATCTCATAGGCCATTCATGGGTGAAGTTGTCCAAGCATTAAAACTAGTGTGTAACGAATTCAATGAAACAAAGGAGATAGGATCAAAAGGTCTTGGTGAGGACTTCTCGATCAATGTAGATAGTAAGATGAATAGACTTTCAGGTAAGCTGTCCGAAGTTTCAGAGGCCTGTCAGATGCCATCTGGCTTTGGAATTGGTCGTGACAACAATGTAGCGATATCAGCATCAGAGTTGCTGAGTATGCCATTGGGACCTGAGCGACAGAACTCCGGGTCTTTTAGGAGGCACTCTATTTCAGGCCCTCTAAGAACATCAGGAAGGCATTTCTGGCAAAGATTAAAAGGTTTATCTAGAGGAAGCATGAGTGAGCATGcattttcatccaaatttttgcAAAGATCCCATTAAAATTTTGCTGATATCTCCCGAAGAAAATTAGAATTACTTCTGCAAGTATCTTGAGCAATGCGTCACAATTGGCTTCTGTTCTCTCAAACCAGCAatgaagtaattaaaatttgaagcatGAGTTGCAGTGGGGAGATCTTTCgaatcttttataaaattttcatctttttgagGTGGTCTGGTTTTTAGCAAAACACTCAACTTTCTTTTGGTCATTTCAAGAGTTGCttcatcaataatttataatattcatctgtaaaatttattaacctCCTATGTAAACAGACACAAGGCCTATTTTTTGCAGCATATAAGCATATTTATTGAGCTTCAGTTCTTATGGTGCTAATTGATTTTACTTTAGCATTGTAATGgaatcttgaaaattttgaagtgcATGAACGTTACATAACATCTCCCCATACATAAATTTATCCTAGAATTCATTGACAAAAAGCATTGTGTTCTTGAAGCAAGGTTTCAACATATTTTTTTGCAGTGTAGCTAACTAAGATCACTGGATATCTCTGTCCTATGTTCAAAATGGATAAACAGATAAGTAGAGAAGAAGCTTGTCAAATGCACATAGACTTTGTTACCAAGAAATGAATTCTATTTTCCACAAGTAGATTAGCAAAGCTACTTGAGTTAGCTGTAGAAGTggcaatgatttttttttttaaaatcatttcaatCTGGCTGTAATTTGTAGAAATTGGCTAAGATGCTTTCTTTCCCTCCCTTTTGTCTTGGTCACTACACACCAGCTGTTTTTCCTAGTCTCTCTCTCAAAATCTTCACTCCCATGTACCTGCATATCACAAGAACTCAAATTTTATTGTGTAATATGTTCTTGGAAACAATAATTTAGAAGGTTTTTTAAACAACTGGATCATAGTGTTTAATTACCTTCCCATCATCAGGACAGTGCCTTGTGGATTAGTGCCTGGAGATTCATTAAATGTAGAACCATCGACTACACGAAGCCTGTTGATTCCAAGAACAGCGTGGTCAGGGCTGACAACCTTGCCCACATGGCACCCCCCATGGTAGTGCCAAATTGTGATCACAGTGTCTCTGCAGAACTGCTCCAGGGACTTGGTGTCATTGGTATGTTTAGGTATAAGATTAACATTAGCCTTGATGCTTGCGTTGAGTATCGACTCAACAGTTTGCTTATTACATTTTGTGTAGTTTAAGAAATGTTGTGATTGTACAAGCTTGGCAGCCATGCGAATACCCGCAACACAACGTTTCAGATCAAGTGGATGGCTGAAGTAGTTAAAGCTAACAGATGGATTGTCATCAACATTTGTGTTGACCAAAGTAAGCTTGCCTATTGACAGGGGCTTTGCAATTTTTTCTAGAATAAAGCCTCCCTTGAATGTCTCATGGGGTAATTCTCTCTTCCTTCTGATGTAGGCTTGAACGGCTTCGGGTGTTCTTTGCTTTGGAGGAATGGTAGAAAGCTGTCCAATCTAGTCATATGAAAAAAAGCAGTTCATGAAACAGATATTGACTAATAGTTCACCTAGTTGTTGCATCATTATTACTTAAGCAACTTAGATCATGATATATTTGTACAATTACATTGAAATAAATCGCAACTCAGTGCTTACCTCTGCTGACATGATTCCATGGTGACAATGAATGCTATCTCTGGACTGGCTATATCCACTGCTGGATTCAATGTACACACCAAGCTTGGTGATCCCCACGGTTTGAATAAGTGACTGGTTAACTGATATATTAGAGGGAACAAAGATAGCATTCATGGGATTATCAGCCATGGCTGTGCCAACAAACTCATTGTCAAGTACTACAGGAATTCTGAATTTTTCAAGTTCGGCTTTAGGTCCAACACCACTTAACATCAGCATTTGAGGTGTCCCAAGTGCTCCAGTTGATAAAATCACTTCACTCTTTGGGTTATCTGAAACATACGCCTCATGTTGGTTGCCATTTTCATCCTTGAATAGAACTCCCACTGCCCTTGGCTGCTTCCCTGTTACACACATTACAGAACCTAATAACTAAACTTGAGACTTTTTCTTGtgaattttctcatttttattgtattcaCACAGTTTTCGTTCAAGTTTCCAGCATACCTGATgtatcaaaaataattttttggacTGTGGCATAGATGAAGACAGCAGTCTTCTCGGGGTCTGCAGAAGCAAGTAGCTCTGCTGAAGTGTGACGGCGACCAAACCTATCAAAAATGGTGCCACCAACCTTGGTTCCATATAGATGGTCATATGTGAATCCATTAAAAGGTGACACCCCAGCATCCAAAAGACTGTCCTTTAGTGCTTTCTGCCATGGTGCGAGATCAGGCCGGTGGACAATTTGTTTCTCCACCCATTGATATGACTCATTCACTAGCTTATGATCCCATCCCACTCTCTTAAT of the Mangifera indica cultivar Alphonso unplaced genomic scaffold, CATAS_Mindica_2.1 Un_0016, whole genome shotgun sequence genome contains:
- the LOC123205824 gene encoding receptor-like serine/threonine-protein kinase ALE2 isoform X2; protein product: MRDLEMGLKLALLLIEISVIITAFSVDGSAVTFALPPRRLPQNSFPVHSVRPGQAPLMPQAGHSHHSIRPSSIALAPSMPSFRDPPKKWLHGPASGPSYFIPSATNRWQGPSISPFHSPFALAPSWSSHAPAASEIIPSGHFSMPFLQPTVSPMSSFYKKKKAPSPSIVMTLPPPPPNGDCAMVTCTEPLTYTPPGSACGCVRPIQVKLRLGIAIYTFFPLVSELAEEIAASVGLNHSQVRIMGANAASQQLEKSTVLINLVPRGVKFKDTTAFSIYRKFWKRQMSIKASLFGPYEVLYVRYPGLPPSPPLAQSDISSTNDGPYDSGDNSGQAIKPLGVDIPRRKKGGLSRSMIVVIVLSSFTAFVLCCGIAWLLLLKCGASKQNPHAFISSPSKPSGALESRKYRSMLSSSSMSFNSSTVTYTGSAKTFSFNDIERATDCFDHSKVLGEGGFGVVYRGILDDGREVAVKVLKRDDQHGGREFLAEIEMLGRLHHRNLVKLIGICIEDHTRCLVYELVHNGSVESHLHGVDKVNGKLDWDARMKIALGAARGLAYLHEDSSPRVIHRDFKSSNILLEHDFTPKVSDFGLARAALDEGNKHISTHVMGTFGYLAPEYAMTGHLLVKSDVYSYGVVLLELLTGRKPVDLSQPPGQENLVVWARPLLTSKEGLDIIIDPFIKSDISYDSIAKVAAIASMCVQPEVSHRPFMGEVVQALKLVCNEFNETKEIGSKGLGEDFSINVDSKMNRLSGKLSEVSEACQMPSGFGIGRDNNVAISASELLSMPLGPERQNSGSFRRHSISGPLRTSGRHFWQRLKGLSRGSMSEHAFSSKFLQRSH
- the LOC123205824 gene encoding receptor-like serine/threonine-protein kinase ALE2 isoform X1, which produces MRDLEMGLKLALLLIEISVIITAFSVDGSAVTFALPPRRLPQNSFPVHSVRPGQAPLMPQDHTFPPKVSPSNYGRKRHGEMHAPSKKAYHISSPVDYSPSIGNLKSGHSHHSIRPSSIALAPSMPSFRDPPKKWLHGPASGPSYFIPSATNRWQGPSISPFHSPFALAPSWSSHAPAASEIIPSGHFSMPFLQPTVSPMSSFYKKKKAPSPSIVMTLPPPPPNGDCAMVTCTEPLTYTPPGSACGCVRPIQVKLRLGIAIYTFFPLVSELAEEIAASVGLNHSQVRIMGANAASQQLEKSTVLINLVPRGVKFKDTTAFSIYRKFWKRQMSIKASLFGPYEVLYVRYPGLPPSPPLAQSDISSTNDGPYDSGDNSGQAIKPLGVDIPRRKKGGLSRSMIVVIVLSSFTAFVLCCGIAWLLLLKCGASKQNPHAFISSPSKPSGALESRKYRSMLSSSSMSFNSSTVTYTGSAKTFSFNDIERATDCFDHSKVLGEGGFGVVYRGILDDGREVAVKVLKRDDQHGGREFLAEIEMLGRLHHRNLVKLIGICIEDHTRCLVYELVHNGSVESHLHGVDKVNGKLDWDARMKIALGAARGLAYLHEDSSPRVIHRDFKSSNILLEHDFTPKVSDFGLARAALDEGNKHISTHVMGTFGYLAPEYAMTGHLLVKSDVYSYGVVLLELLTGRKPVDLSQPPGQENLVVWARPLLTSKEGLDIIIDPFIKSDISYDSIAKVAAIASMCVQPEVSHRPFMGEVVQALKLVCNEFNETKEIGSKGLGEDFSINVDSKMNRLSGKLSEVSEACQMPSGFGIGRDNNVAISASELLSMPLGPERQNSGSFRRHSISGPLRTSGRHFWQRLKGLSRGSMSEHAFSSKFLQRSH
- the LOC123205825 gene encoding protein HOTHEAD-like translates to MALLVAEATALLNKLFLCLLVCLCLLSSFQASSKNFNPYRYPFIKPASSFSSSSSSSFSSRNGENGYDYIIVGGGTAGCPLAATLSQKFSVLLLERGGVPFNNVNVSYLSNFHLTLADTSPTSASQYFSSTDGVLNSRARVLGGGSSINAGFYTRANARFIKRVGWDHKLVNESYQWVEKQIVHRPDLAPWQKALKDSLLDAGVSPFNGFTYDHLYGTKVGGTIFDRFGRRHTSAELLASADPEKTAVFIYATVQKIIFDTSGKQPRAVGVLFKDENGNQHEAYVSDNPKSEVILSTGALGTPQMLMLSGVGPKAELEKFRIPVVLDNEFVGTAMADNPMNAIFVPSNISVNQSLIQTVGITKLGVYIESSSGYSQSRDSIHCHHGIMSAEIGQLSTIPPKQRTPEAVQAYIRRKRELPHETFKGGFILEKIAKPLSIGKLTLVNTNVDDNPSVSFNYFSHPLDLKRCVAGIRMAAKLVQSQHFLNYTKCNKQTVESILNASIKANVNLIPKHTNDTKSLEQFCRDTVITIWHYHGGCHVGKVVSPDHAVLGINRLRVVDGSTFNESPGTNPQGTVLMMGRYMGVKILRERLGKTAGV